The Akkermansia sp. RCC_12PD genome contains the following window.
AAGTCTTCTCATCTCCACTCTTCCTTTACATAAAAAACGGCGTCCTTCCGTAATACGGAGGACGCCGGGATTTTCCGGAAATCGGATTGACTGCCAGTTTGAGCAGCGAAGCGCACAAACCTTAGGACTTGTAACGCAAACGCTTCTTGTGACGGTTCTGACGCATGCGCTTGCTGCGCTTATGCTTGTTGATTTTTGCTTTACGGCGTTTTTTGAGCGATCCCATGATTGTGGTTCGTTTGTTGTTTTACTGTGGTGAGAAAAGGTTAATAAACCAGTTTGTTGAGCGGGTATTCAATGATGCCTTCCGCGCCCAGGGCCTTGAGCCGGGGAATGATATCCCGTACGGCGGATTCGTCAATGACCGTTTCCACGGCCAGCCATCCTTCTTCCGCCAGATGGGAGATGGTGGGGCGCCGCAGGGACGGCAGGGCCTCCACCAAGCCGTTCAGGGCGGCGGCGGGAAGGTTCATCTTCAAGCCCACCTTCCGGCGGGCTTCCAGAGCCCCCTTGAGCATGAGCACCATGGCTTCCAGCTTCTGCCTCTTCCATTCGTCCTTCATCGTTTCCTTGTTGGCGATGAACTGAGGATAGGAGGTCATCAGGGTGTCCACGATGCGGAGCTTGTTGGCCTTGATGGAGCTGCCCGTTTCCGTGATGTCCACGATGGCGTCCACAAGTTCCGGCACCTTCACTTCCGTGGCGCCCCAGGAGAATTCCACATGGGCCTTGATGCCTTTTTCCTGAAGCCAGCGTTCCGTAATGCCCACGCCTTCCGTGGCGATGCGCTTGCCCTGCAGGTCTTCCACACAGGTGATGGGAGAGTCTTCCGGAACCACCAGCACCCAGCGGGTGGGTCTGGAGGTGGCCTTGGAGTATTGGAGGTCCGTCAGCACTTCCACATCCGCGCGGTTTTCATAGATCCAGTCGCGTCCGGTGATGCCGCAGTCGATGAAACCGTCGTTGACGTAGCGGCCGATTTCCTGGGCGCGGATCAGGAAGAGCTCCAGATCGTCGTCATCGGAAGTCGGGCGGTAGCCACGGCTGGATACATAGATGTTGTAGCCAGCCTTGCGGAACAATTCCACGGTGGAGTCCTGCAAACTGCCTTTGGGAAGTGCTATTTTGAGTTTCTTCAACATGATGGGACGAAAATGAAAACCCACGCGGGCCTCATTGTCAAGTTCAGAACCTCATCCCGGTTAATTTAACGGGCCATGAGCCGTTCTATGTCATCCGGCAGCAGGGGCACGTCCCCCAGCAGGTCCGTGTTTTCCGTCTCGCCGATCAAGATGTCGTTTTCCAGGCGGATGCCGATGGATTCCTCCGCGATGTAGATGCCCGGCTCCACGGTAAAAACCATGCCCGGCAGCACGACGGGGTTGCTTTCCCCGACGTCGTGCACGTCCAGTCCTAAAAAGTGGGAACATCCGTGCATATAATATTTGCGGACGATGGGGGGATCAGCCGGGTTCTCCGCCACCTGGGCCGGAGTAATGAGGCCGAGCTTGACGAGTTCCCCTGCGGCGAAGACGCGCACCAGGCGTTCGTACTCGGATTTGAGGATTCCGGGCCTCAGGATGCTTTTGGCGTAGGTCATCATGTTCAGCACGCTTTCATATACGGCGCGCTGGCGGGGCGTGAACTTCCCGTTCACGGGAACGGTACGGGTCATGTCGGAGTTGTAGTTGCCGTATTCCGTGCCTATGTCCATGAGCACCAGGGCGCCGTCTTCACACCGCTTGCTGTTCTGGATGTAGTGCAGCACGCAGGTGTCCTTGCCGGAGGCGATGATGGGCAGGAAGGAGAATTTGCGGGCGCCCCTGCCGATGAATTCGTTGGAGAGGAAGCCTTCTATCTGCCATTCCCCCCGTCCCGGCCGGATGAAGCCGAGTAGCGCACGGAATCCTTCATTGGTGATTTCACAGGCTTTTTTGAGCGCTTCAATTTCCTCCGGCTTCTTGATCTGGCGCATCAGGGAAAGGATTTCATAGACGTTTTTCAAAACCACGTCCGGGAATTTTTCCTTCAGCTCCTTGGTCATGCGGGCATTGCGCGTTTCCACCGGGCAGGTGCAGCGGGGATGCTGGTTGGCCTCCACAAAAACCATTCCGGCGGACGGTACCAGGCGGTCCAGCAGGGAGTCGTATTCCTTCGTCCAGCGCACGTCCTGAATGCCGCTCAGTTCCTGGGCCTGTTGCTGGGAGAGCCGCGCGCCTTCCCAGATGGCGATCTGTTCGTTCGTCTCCCTCAGCAGCAGGATTTCATCCCACCCGTTTTCCCGGATGGTCATGATCAGCACGGATTCCTCCTGGTCGATGCCGGTGAGATAAAAAAGGTTGGCATTCTGATGCAGGGCGAAGGTGCCGTCGGCATTGGTAGGGAATACGTCGTTGGCGTGCAGGATCAGCATGCTGCCGGCAGGCAGCCGGGAGGCCAGTTCCTTACGGTTGCCGGAATAGAAGGAGGAGGGAAGCGGCTCGTATCTCATACCGACAGCATGCTCCGCTTTTCCGGCTTGTCAATCATGCATCGGGACAGGCGCATTGCATGGATTCAGCGGCCTTCCGCAAGAAAAGAAGAGCGTTCGGAAGGAATCGGGTCATACCCCCTAACAGGAGTCTTTCGAATTCCGTCACACCCTGCATGTCCGGAACGGTTTCACGATTTTTTCTGCTGCTGGGCGCCGGACTGGCGCTTTCCTGCTCCAATTCCCAGAAGCTGCCTTCCTCACCCCTGATCACCCATCCCCTGCACCCGGATTCCAGGCAAAGCTGCTTTGAAGGGGTATGGTACAATCCCACGGAACAGGCCATTTGGAGCACCCCAAAATTGAACGTGTATGTAGCGCCCGTCAATATCAATTACATCAAGACACAGTTCCCGAAGGAAGCCCCGGCGCTGGCGGAACAGTTCAGAACGGAACTCCAGAAGGACATCGCCAAAGTCCTGGAAGAAAAGAACAGACAGACCGGCGGCAAAATCAACTGGAAACTGGTTTCCCGCCCCACGGAAGGCTGCATCATTCTGGACGTGGCCATGGTGAAGCTGAAAGCTACGGACGTGGGCGGCAACATCATGTCGGACCTGGTTTCCCTGGTTTCCCCCCTGCCGGGAACATCCCTGCTGCTGGGCAGCTGCATGAGCGGGGACGTGGGTATTGAAGGGCGTCTTGTGGACACGCGCACGGATGCCGGCATCATGGAGTTCAAAGCCTATAATACGGACCCCATCACCCTGTTTTCCGTCAAGGAATTTGAACGTTTTGCCTTTGACAAGCGGAACCTCCGGCTTTTCGCCAGCGGAGTTTCCTCTATTTTCAAGGATGGCCCTTCAAGCTACATTCCCAAGACGGGCCAGATTGATCTGAACCCATTTTAAGCGGATTTCTTCTCCTCGTCCGCGGCAGATTTTTCCGCGGGATCATAGAAAACGCAGTCCTGCACCGTCTTCCGGGTTTTGAAAGCATACACCAGAAAGGCAAGGCCCACGAAAATAAGGAATACGGAAAGGAACTGGCCGCGCGTCATTCCCATGGAGAACGGGGAGTCAGGTTCCCGGAATTCCTCGCAGACGATTCTGCCGATGGCATAGACAATGGCGAATACGCCGCAAAACACGCCGTTCCAGGCACGCGGGAATTTCACCCGGATGAACCACAGGATGGCAAAGAGTACCACGCCTTCCGCAAAGGCCTCATATAACTGGGAAGGGTAGCGCGCATGGTCCTCCATCACCTGGGCCACGATTTCCTTGACGGCAGGGGTATCCCTGACCCTGTCCGCCACCCAGGCGGCATTCATTTGCTCCGGCACGGAGATGCCGGAAAGGTGCATCTTGTCCAGCAATCCGGGCTCCTCATAAATGCGGGAGGCCACCCGCACGAACAAGTCCGGGTCCTGTGCGAGTTCCGCCGGAAAGATCATGCCGTGGGAAGAGCCGGGAGGGACAATGCGCCCGTATAGTTCCCCGTTAATGAAGTTGGCCATGCGTCCGAAGAACAGGCCGACAGGGGCGACAATCGCCAGGCCGTCCAGAAGCGCCACCCATTTGACGCGATGCTTCCAGGCATAATAGAATGTGTAAAGCCCCACACCGATCATGCCGCCATGGCTGGCCATGCCGCCCTCCCACACGCGCAGGACCATGAAGGGATCCTCCAGTAAATGGGCCCACCCGTGATTGGGTAGATGGTAAAAAAGCACATAACCCAGCCGGCCTCCAAGGAGCACGCCGAAGATCGCCACATAAGTCACGAAATCGGCCAGCCTGTCCTGAGGAACAGGATACAGCTTCCTGCGGGAGAGCCAGGAAAGCAGGAAGTACCCGGCAATAAATCCCAGCAGGTAGGCAACGCCATACCAGCGCAGGGCGATGGAGTCCGTAATCTGCCAAATGACGGGGTTCAGATCGTGTATATAGGGAGACGCACTCATGAATGTTCCTTTCCGGGCAGGTATTGGGTAAGGCTTTCCACAGCTTCATGGTCCAGGGCGCGCACCAGGGCCACCGCCAGCTCCGCTGCAGCGCAGTAATCACGCAGGTCAAGCACCCCGTTATGGGAATGAATGTACCGGGTGGGGATTCCAAGCACGATGCAGGGCACTCCCTTTCCGGAGAGATGAAGCGCTCCGGCATCCGTACCGCCGGAACGGCGCACGGTGAGCTGGAAGGGAATGGATGCCTTTACGGCCACTTCCTCCGCCAGCGCGGCCAGCCGGGGATTGGTGATCGCCGTAGGGTCAAACAACCTGATCTGCACGCCATCGCCCAGAGCCCCCTGGGAGTCGCCGGGAGCAAATCCCGGGGTATCATCCGCGGGGGGAGCCTCCAGCACAATCACGCAAT
Protein-coding sequences here:
- the hisG gene encoding ATP phosphoribosyltransferase, translating into MLKKLKIALPKGSLQDSTVELFRKAGYNIYVSSRGYRPTSDDDDLELFLIRAQEIGRYVNDGFIDCGITGRDWIYENRADVEVLTDLQYSKATSRPTRWVLVVPEDSPITCVEDLQGKRIATEGVGITERWLQEKGIKAHVEFSWGATEVKVPELVDAIVDITETGSSIKANKLRIVDTLMTSYPQFIANKETMKDEWKRQKLEAMVLMLKGALEARRKVGLKMNLPAAALNGLVEALPSLRRPTISHLAEEGWLAVETVIDESAVRDIIPRLKALGAEGIIEYPLNKLVY
- a CDS encoding aminopeptidase P N-terminal domain-containing protein; its protein translation is MRYEPLPSSFYSGNRKELASRLPAGSMLILHANDVFPTNADGTFALHQNANLFYLTGIDQEESVLIMTIRENGWDEILLLRETNEQIAIWEGARLSQQQAQELSGIQDVRWTKEYDSLLDRLVPSAGMVFVEANQHPRCTCPVETRNARMTKELKEKFPDVVLKNVYEILSLMRQIKKPEEIEALKKACEITNEGFRALLGFIRPGRGEWQIEGFLSNEFIGRGARKFSFLPIIASGKDTCVLHYIQNSKRCEDGALVLMDIGTEYGNYNSDMTRTVPVNGKFTPRQRAVYESVLNMMTYAKSILRPGILKSEYERLVRVFAAGELVKLGLITPAQVAENPADPPIVRKYYMHGCSHFLGLDVHDVGESNPVVLPGMVFTVEPGIYIAEESIGIRLENDILIGETENTDLLGDVPLLPDDIERLMAR
- the lgt gene encoding prolipoprotein diacylglyceryl transferase yields the protein MSASPYIHDLNPVIWQITDSIALRWYGVAYLLGFIAGYFLLSWLSRRKLYPVPQDRLADFVTYVAIFGVLLGGRLGYVLFYHLPNHGWAHLLEDPFMVLRVWEGGMASHGGMIGVGLYTFYYAWKHRVKWVALLDGLAIVAPVGLFFGRMANFINGELYGRIVPPGSSHGMIFPAELAQDPDLFVRVASRIYEEPGLLDKMHLSGISVPEQMNAAWVADRVRDTPAVKEIVAQVMEDHARYPSQLYEAFAEGVVLFAILWFIRVKFPRAWNGVFCGVFAIVYAIGRIVCEEFREPDSPFSMGMTRGQFLSVFLIFVGLAFLVYAFKTRKTVQDCVFYDPAEKSAADEEKKSA